A stretch of the Neisseria sp. DTU_2020_1000833_1_SI_GRL_NUU_006 genome encodes the following:
- the dnaJ gene encoding molecular chaperone DnaJ, with translation MSNQDFYATLGVARGASDDEIKKAYRKLAMKYHPDRNPGDKEAEEKFKEVQKAYDTLSDKEKRAMYDQYGHAAFEQGMGGGAGGFGGFGGFGGAQGFDFSDIFSQMFGGGGGRQPNYQGADLQVGVEITLEDAAKGIKKRINIPTYEECDVCHGSGAKPGTSASTCSTCHGSGTVHVRQAIFQMQQTCPTCHGTGKEIKDPCVKCRGEGRTKTSKTVEVNIPAGIDDGQRIRLSGEGEPGTHGVPAGDLYVNVRVKEHKIFERNGLDLHCELPISFAVAALGGEVEVPTLDGKVKLNIPKETQTGRRMRVKGKGIKSLRSSATGDLYCHVVVETPVNLTDRQKELLEEFEKISTGLDRSQTPRKKSFWDKVGELFD, from the coding sequence ATGAGCAACCAAGATTTTTATGCAACACTCGGCGTGGCGCGCGGTGCGAGCGACGATGAAATCAAAAAAGCCTACCGCAAGCTGGCGATGAAATACCACCCCGACCGCAATCCCGGCGACAAAGAGGCGGAAGAAAAATTTAAAGAAGTTCAAAAAGCCTACGACACCTTGTCCGACAAAGAAAAACGCGCCATGTATGACCAATACGGCCATGCCGCGTTTGAGCAGGGCATGGGCGGCGGCGCGGGCGGATTCGGCGGTTTTGGCGGGTTCGGCGGCGCGCAGGGCTTCGACTTTTCCGACATCTTCAGCCAAATGTTTGGCGGGGGCGGCGGCCGTCAGCCAAACTATCAAGGCGCGGATTTGCAGGTCGGCGTCGAAATCACGCTGGAAGATGCCGCCAAAGGCATCAAAAAACGCATCAACATCCCGACCTACGAAGAATGCGATGTCTGCCACGGCAGCGGCGCAAAACCCGGCACGTCCGCATCGACTTGTTCGACCTGTCACGGTTCCGGTACGGTACACGTCCGCCAAGCCATTTTCCAAATGCAGCAGACTTGTCCGACCTGCCACGGTACAGGCAAGGAAATCAAAGATCCGTGCGTCAAATGTCGTGGCGAAGGCCGCACCAAAACCAGCAAAACCGTTGAAGTCAACATCCCCGCCGGTATTGACGACGGTCAACGCATCCGCTTGAGCGGCGAAGGCGAACCGGGTACGCACGGCGTGCCCGCAGGCGATTTGTACGTCAACGTCCGCGTCAAAGAACACAAAATATTCGAACGCAACGGCTTGGATTTGCATTGCGAGCTGCCCATCAGTTTCGCCGTCGCAGCCCTGGGCGGCGAAGTCGAAGTTCCGACCTTGGACGGCAAAGTCAAACTGAACATCCCGAAAGAAACGCAAACCGGCCGCCGTATGCGCGTCAAAGGCAAAGGCATCAAATCCCTGCGCTCCAGCGCGACGGGCGATTTGTACTGCCACGTTGTGGTGGAAACGCCGGTCAACCTGACCGACCGCCAGAAAGAGTTGCTGGAAGAGTTCGAGAAAATCTCCACCGGCCTCGACCGCAGCCAAACCCCGCGCAAAAAATCGTTCTGGGACAAAGTGGGCGAACTGTTTGACTGA
- a CDS encoding S49 family peptidase, which produces MQETNGYPDKRPDGPEGRWERDVLRDVLLAAYKEQRRARFWRNFWRIIGVLLIAALWFGSDDGTAGQGLAAGKEHTAVITLEGEIGGGMDDQVKMLRDSMEAAYSNPNAKGIVIRANSPGGSPVISNTAFNEIRRLKGEHKDIPVYVVAEDMCASGCYYIAAAADKIYADPSSIVGSIGVIGGGFDVTGLMDKLGIKRRLKTAGSNKGMGDPFTPETPEQAKIWESMLSDTHQEFIKAVKLGRGEKLKDKEYPDVFSGRVYTGIEAKKVGLIDDFGSVYSIARDVVKAPELVSYTPEDDFGKFVRRHFGAQVKAEVEKTLSKMW; this is translated from the coding sequence ATGCAAGAAACCAACGGATACCCCGATAAACGTCCGGACGGCCCGGAAGGCCGCTGGGAACGGGACGTGTTGCGCGACGTACTGCTTGCCGCCTATAAAGAGCAGCGGCGTGCCCGTTTTTGGCGCAACTTCTGGCGGATTATCGGCGTCCTGCTGATTGCCGCATTATGGTTCGGTTCGGACGACGGCACGGCCGGACAAGGGCTGGCCGCAGGTAAAGAGCATACGGCAGTCATCACATTGGAAGGCGAAATAGGCGGCGGCATGGACGATCAGGTCAAAATGCTGCGCGACAGCATGGAGGCGGCCTACAGCAATCCGAATGCAAAAGGCATCGTCATCCGCGCCAACAGCCCCGGCGGTTCGCCCGTTATCTCCAATACTGCTTTTAACGAGATACGTCGTCTGAAAGGCGAACATAAAGACATCCCCGTCTATGTCGTCGCCGAAGATATGTGCGCCTCCGGCTGCTACTACATCGCTGCCGCCGCGGACAAAATCTACGCCGACCCCTCCAGCATCGTCGGCAGTATCGGCGTGATCGGCGGCGGTTTCGATGTAACCGGCCTGATGGACAAGCTGGGTATCAAACGTCGTCTGAAAACCGCAGGCAGCAACAAAGGCATGGGTGATCCGTTTACCCCTGAAACGCCTGAGCAGGCGAAAATCTGGGAAAGTATGCTGTCAGACACCCATCAAGAATTCATCAAGGCCGTCAAACTCGGACGCGGTGAAAAATTGAAAGACAAAGAATACCCCGACGTATTCAGCGGCCGCGTCTATACCGGCATTGAAGCCAAAAAAGTCGGACTGATTGACGACTTCGGCAGCGTCTACAGCATCGCCCGCGATGTCGTCAAAGCCCCCGAACTGGTCAGCTACACGCCCGAAGATGATTTCGGTAAATTTGTGCGCCGCCATTTCGGTGCGCAAGTCAAAGCTGAAGTGGAAAAAACATTGTCGAAAATGTGGTAA
- a CDS encoding alpha/beta fold hydrolase, protein METLCPNTPLWLRNGHADTIFAKFIQRPAPAYRRELLPDSTGRTLVACDFVDAADPDAPLVVLFHGLEGSSRSHYAVELMRAVIEKGWNGVVVHFRSCGGVENTAPVFYHLGDTREIGFMLEMLSERYRRIYAAGVSLGGNALAKYLGEYGSLDMAAVPYAAAAVSAPVDAAAAGTRFDKGMSKLLYTRYFLKSLLPKAAATGFQTTSLKECKTLGDFDDRFTAPLHGFADRHDYYRRASCKHWLKTVRTPLLLLNAVNDPFLPPKALPTVEEVSSAVTLLQPQYGGHAAFVSRDKGRLNLQWLPQTLLAYFEAFE, encoded by the coding sequence ATGGAAACCTTATGCCCGAATACGCCCCTATGGCTGCGCAACGGTCATGCGGACACGATATTTGCCAAATTCATTCAACGCCCCGCCCCTGCCTACCGCCGCGAGCTGCTGCCGGACAGTACGGGACGCACTTTGGTTGCCTGTGATTTTGTCGATGCCGCCGATCCCGATGCGCCTTTGGTGGTTTTGTTTCACGGATTGGAGGGCAGCAGCCGCAGCCATTACGCCGTTGAATTGATGCGCGCGGTCATTGAAAAAGGCTGGAACGGCGTGGTAGTGCATTTCCGCAGTTGCGGCGGCGTAGAGAATACCGCGCCTGTGTTTTATCATTTGGGCGATACGCGGGAAATCGGCTTTATGCTGGAAATGCTTTCGGAACGCTACCGCAGGATTTATGCGGCGGGCGTGTCTTTGGGCGGCAATGCGCTGGCAAAATATTTGGGCGAATACGGCAGTCTGGACATGGCTGCCGTCCCTTACGCCGCTGCCGCCGTCTCTGCGCCGGTGGATGCGGCAGCGGCAGGCACTCGCTTTGATAAGGGGATGTCAAAACTGCTCTACACCCGCTATTTTTTAAAATCTTTATTGCCCAAAGCCGCCGCAACAGGTTTTCAGACGACCTCGTTGAAAGAATGCAAAACGCTGGGGGATTTTGACGACAGGTTTACCGCGCCGCTGCACGGTTTCGCCGACCGGCATGATTATTACCGCCGCGCTTCGTGCAAGCATTGGCTGAAAACCGTGCGTACGCCGCTTTTGCTGCTCAACGCCGTCAACGACCCGTTTCTGCCGCCGAAAGCCTTGCCGACGGTAGAAGAGGTTTCGTCCGCCGTTACGCTGCTGCAACCCCAATACGGCGGACACGCCGCGTTCGTCAGCCGCGACAAAGGTCGTCTGAACCTGCAATGGCTGCCGCAAACCCTGCTGGCGTATTTTGAGGCATTCGAGTAA
- a CDS encoding phosphatase PAP2 family protein, with translation MMLILLCYRTAYRHTAFVVGILFALLTGFSRVYLGVHYPTDIWAGWTNRMLTALLVYYVVFKKDFE, from the coding sequence GTGATGCTGATTCTATTGTGTTATCGGACTGCATACCGCCATACCGCTTTTGTCGTCGGCATCTTGTTTGCCTTGTTGACGGGATTTTCACGGGTTTATTTGGGCGTACATTATCCGACGGATATTTGGGCAGGATGGACGAATAGGATGCTGACGGCGCTATTGGTTTATTATGTTGTTTTCAAAAAGGATTTCGAATAA
- a CDS encoding peptidylprolyl isomerase, with protein sequence MNVKPLILAAALGLALNAHAAPKAKTVKKSVKPVAVQTTDTETRSDGVHLSDGIAAIADNEVITRRQLAQAVERARRTIPKGTQIGDNELREQVLAQLINQSLIIQAGKRKNIQADNAEIEAVIAANPSLKNPSASIRREIADSIIAEKVRQQAVMQHSRVSDAEVARAIEQAKQQGIALPEGEPLRQYNAQHILIKADNENAAAGAESTIRKIYAQARSGADFAGLARQYSQDGSASSGGNLGWFADGMMVAPFEEAVHKLKPGQVSPPVRTQFGWHIIKLNDVREAGTPEERQQNAVRQYLSRKKAEQAEINLLRELHEGAHIDIR encoded by the coding sequence ATGAACGTCAAACCCCTGATTCTTGCCGCCGCACTCGGTCTGGCATTGAACGCACACGCAGCCCCTAAGGCCAAAACAGTAAAAAAATCCGTCAAACCCGTCGCTGTTCAGACGACCGATACCGAAACCCGTTCTGACGGCGTACATCTGAGCGACGGCATTGCCGCCATCGCCGACAACGAAGTGATTACCCGCCGCCAACTGGCGCAGGCAGTCGAACGGGCGCGCCGAACCATCCCTAAAGGCACACAAATCGGCGATAACGAATTGCGCGAACAAGTTCTGGCGCAACTCATCAACCAATCCCTGATTATCCAAGCGGGTAAACGAAAGAATATTCAAGCAGATAACGCAGAAATCGAGGCGGTCATTGCCGCCAATCCTTCACTGAAAAACCCGTCTGCCTCTATCCGCCGTGAAATTGCGGACAGCATCATCGCAGAAAAAGTGCGCCAACAGGCAGTCATGCAGCACAGCCGCGTCAGCGATGCCGAAGTTGCACGCGCCATCGAACAGGCGAAACAGCAAGGCATCGCCCTGCCCGAAGGCGAGCCGCTGCGCCAATACAATGCGCAACACATTCTGATTAAGGCCGACAACGAAAACGCTGCGGCCGGCGCGGAAAGCACCATCCGCAAAATCTACGCACAAGCCCGCAGCGGCGCAGACTTCGCCGGTTTGGCGCGCCAATATTCGCAAGACGGCAGCGCGAGCAGCGGCGGTAATTTAGGCTGGTTCGCCGACGGCATGATGGTTGCTCCGTTTGAAGAAGCCGTCCACAAACTCAAACCCGGCCAAGTCAGCCCGCCCGTACGCACGCAATTCGGCTGGCACATCATCAAGCTGAACGACGTCCGTGAGGCCGGCACGCCCGAAGAGCGCCAACAAAACGCCGTACGCCAATATCTGTCGCGCAAAAAAGCCGAACAGGCGGAAATCAACCTGCTGCGCGAACTGCATGAAGGTGCACACATCGACATACGCTAA
- a CDS encoding LPS-assembly protein LptD, protein MARLFSLKPLVLALSVGFGAGGAYAQNASLPQPADYEPVKTTPPAVQSVENHRPTEQDKLSLGDTCLFCQHQASEANKQPEIKRSGEDPLPQDYTRVIADNVAGQSKVAVRAEGDVIIERNQEVLNADWADYDQISDTVRAGDRFKLYQDGSTVSGDTLVYNLKDNTGSSEYVRVDAEKDGRRLQSVSEKAEMKGKGLYKLINTKFNTCSPGDASWYIKAKSIETDQETGIGVAKDASLVFGGVPVLYTPWADFPLNGHRKSGLLVPTLATGSDGLELALPYYFNLAPNLDATFRPGIISSRGVQLGGQVRYLEPKFNGVIDGDWMPHDKKRHENNRYQIKFDHNHQLTDKLSGGISFNQVSDDNYYRDFYGREDIASNVNLNRQLWLNYGDNIWGGSFDGALNVQKYQTLANQNGYKDEPYAIMPRLTGRWQKTMGKANINVFSQFTRFVHDSKQDGSRTVLYPSVRWDFNNQWGYIRPKIGVHATYYDLGSFGNQSGRRVSRVLPIFNVDTGITFERNANLFGKAYLQTLEPRLFYNYIPTKSQNDLPNFDTSENSFSYNQLFRENLYVGNDRINSANSLTAAAQTRFLNPNNGAELFRAGIGQKFYFKNDNVLLDGNVSRYERSQSDWVGFAHGKLSDSFHVGFDLHYNQNQSRAESYAATVRYNPEPGKVLSARYKYGRNERIYLQSDGNYFYDKIRQVDLAAQWPIRKNLYAVARYNYEIQAKKPLEMLVGAEYKSNCGCWSASLVGQRYVTGENSRKNAVFFNLQLKDLSNLGNNPFEKLRLAIPGYSKTNEVVTP, encoded by the coding sequence TTGGCTCGTTTATTTTCACTCAAACCATTGGTTTTGGCGTTAAGCGTCGGCTTCGGCGCGGGAGGGGCATATGCGCAAAATGCATCTTTGCCGCAACCTGCCGATTACGAGCCGGTAAAGACCACTCCGCCTGCGGTTCAAAGTGTGGAGAACCATCGTCCGACCGAACAGGACAAATTGTCTCTGGGCGATACCTGCCTGTTTTGCCAGCATCAGGCTTCCGAAGCAAACAAGCAGCCTGAAATCAAACGCAGCGGCGAAGACCCCCTGCCGCAGGATTACACCCGCGTGATTGCGGACAACGTTGCCGGACAGTCAAAAGTCGCCGTCCGCGCCGAAGGCGATGTCATCATCGAGCGCAATCAGGAAGTGTTGAACGCCGATTGGGCGGATTACGACCAAATCAGCGATACCGTCAGGGCGGGCGACCGCTTTAAGCTGTATCAAGACGGTTCGACCGTCAGCGGCGATACTTTGGTGTACAACCTGAAAGACAATACCGGCTCGAGCGAATACGTCCGCGTCGATGCCGAAAAAGACGGCCGCCGCCTCCAGAGCGTCAGTGAAAAGGCGGAAATGAAAGGCAAAGGGCTGTACAAGCTCATCAATACCAAATTCAATACCTGCTCGCCCGGTGATGCGAGTTGGTACATCAAAGCGAAAAGCATCGAAACCGATCAGGAAACGGGCATAGGCGTGGCAAAAGACGCGTCGCTGGTGTTCGGCGGCGTTCCGGTGCTTTATACGCCTTGGGCGGATTTCCCGCTCAACGGTCATCGCAAGAGCGGTCTGTTGGTGCCGACCTTGGCAACCGGTTCGGACGGTTTGGAACTCGCCCTTCCTTACTACTTCAACCTCGCCCCCAACTTGGACGCCACCTTCCGCCCCGGCATCATCAGCTCGCGCGGCGTGCAGCTTGGCGGACAGGTCCGCTATCTCGAGCCGAAATTTAACGGCGTCATCGACGGCGATTGGATGCCGCACGATAAAAAACGCCACGAAAACAACCGCTATCAAATCAAGTTTGACCACAACCACCAACTGACCGACAAACTCAGCGGCGGCATCAGCTTCAATCAGGTTTCAGACGACAATTACTACCGCGACTTCTACGGACGCGAGGACATTGCCAGCAACGTCAACCTCAACCGCCAACTGTGGCTGAACTACGGCGACAATATCTGGGGCGGCTCTTTTGACGGCGCGCTGAACGTACAAAAATACCAAACCCTTGCCAACCAAAACGGTTACAAAGACGAACCTTACGCCATCATGCCGCGTCTGACCGGACGTTGGCAGAAAACCATGGGCAAAGCGAATATCAACGTATTCAGCCAGTTCACCCGTTTCGTACACGACAGCAAACAAGACGGCAGCCGTACCGTGCTGTATCCCAGCGTCCGCTGGGATTTCAACAACCAATGGGGCTATATCCGTCCGAAAATCGGCGTACACGCGACTTATTACGACTTAGGCTCGTTCGGCAACCAATCCGGTCGCCGCGTCAGCCGTGTATTGCCGATATTCAACGTCGATACCGGCATAACCTTCGAGCGCAACGCCAATTTGTTCGGCAAAGCCTATCTGCAAACCCTCGAACCGCGCCTGTTCTACAACTACATCCCGACCAAGTCGCAAAACGACTTACCTAATTTCGACACCTCGGAAAACAGCTTCTCTTACAACCAGCTTTTCCGTGAAAATCTGTACGTCGGCAACGACCGCATCAACTCCGCCAACAGCCTGACTGCCGCCGCGCAAACCCGTTTTCTCAATCCGAACAACGGTGCCGAGCTATTCCGCGCTGGTATCGGACAAAAGTTTTATTTCAAAAACGACAACGTATTGCTGGACGGCAACGTCAGCCGCTACGAACGCAGCCAATCCGACTGGGTCGGCTTCGCACACGGCAAACTGAGTGACAGCTTTCATGTAGGTTTCGATCTGCACTACAACCAAAATCAAAGCCGTGCCGAAAGCTATGCCGCGACCGTCCGCTACAATCCCGAGCCGGGCAAAGTGTTGAGCGCGCGTTACAAATACGGGCGCAACGAACGCATTTACCTGCAATCCGACGGCAACTATTTCTACGATAAAATCCGCCAAGTCGATTTGGCGGCACAATGGCCTATCCGTAAAAACCTTTACGCAGTTGCACGTTACAACTACGAAATTCAAGCCAAGAAACCTCTTGAAATGCTGGTAGGAGCTGAATATAAAAGCAACTGCGGCTGCTGGAGCGCAAGCCTTGTCGGACAACGCTACGTGACCGGCGAAAACAGCCGCAAAAACGCCGTATTCTTCAATCTCCAACTCAAAGACCTGAGCAATCTCGGCAACAATCCATTTGAAAAACTGCGCTTGGCCATTCCCGGCTACAGCAAAACCAACGAGGTAGTTACCCCATGA
- a CDS encoding phosphotransferase, protein MQRQTELQNWLRAVYPEQNFELSFAAADADFRRYFRAAFADGKTVICMDAPPDKMSVAPYLKVQKLFNMLNVPQVLHVDEAQGFMVLNDLGSTTFLTAMQQEQGADAHKVLLLEAIDELVELQKASRAGELTEYDRDIMLREINLFTEWFVAKELGRELNFKQRQLWQQTIDTLLPPLLTQPQVYVHRDFIVRNLMLTTGRPGVLDFQDALYGPISYDLVSLLRDAFIEWEEEFVLDLVIRYWEKARAAGLPVPAAFDEFYRWFEWMGVQRHLKVAGIFARLYYRDGKDKYRPEIPRFLNYLRRTSRRYTELAPLYALLVELVGDDELETGFTF, encoded by the coding sequence ATGCAACGACAAACCGAATTACAAAATTGGCTTCGCGCCGTCTATCCCGAACAAAACTTCGAATTGAGCTTCGCCGCCGCCGATGCCGACTTCCGACGCTACTTCCGCGCTGCTTTTGCCGACGGCAAGACCGTCATCTGCATGGATGCCCCGCCCGATAAAATGAGTGTCGCCCCTTACCTAAAAGTGCAAAAACTTTTCAATATGCTTAACGTTCCCCAAGTATTGCATGTGGACGAAGCGCAAGGATTTATGGTGCTCAACGACTTGGGCAGCACCACTTTCCTGACCGCCATGCAGCAAGAGCAAGGCGCAGATGCACACAAAGTCCTGCTGCTTGAAGCCATAGACGAACTGGTCGAGCTGCAAAAAGCCAGCCGCGCGGGCGAATTGACCGAGTACGACCGCGATATCATGCTGCGCGAAATCAACCTTTTCACCGAATGGTTCGTCGCCAAAGAACTCGGACGCGAACTCAACTTCAAACAACGCCAGCTTTGGCAGCAAACCATCGACACCCTGCTGCCGCCGCTGCTTACCCAGCCGCAGGTGTACGTCCACCGCGACTTCATCGTCCGCAACCTCATGCTCACAACCGGCCGCCCCGGCGTACTCGACTTCCAAGACGCACTCTACGGCCCGATTTCCTACGACTTGGTTTCCCTCCTGCGCGACGCCTTTATCGAATGGGAAGAAGAATTCGTCTTGGATTTGGTCATCCGTTACTGGGAAAAAGCCCGCGCCGCCGGATTGCCCGTACCCGCAGCGTTTGATGAGTTTTACCGCTGGTTTGAATGGATGGGCGTACAACGCCATCTGAAAGTCGCCGGCATCTTCGCCCGCCTGTACTACCGAGACGGCAAAGACAAATACCGCCCCGAAATCCCGCGCTTCCTCAACTACCTGCGCCGCACCTCTCGCCGCTACACCGAGCTTGCACCGCTTTACGCGCTGTTGGTCGAACTGGTCGGCGATGATGAATTGGAAACCGGGTTTACGTTTTAA
- a CDS encoding malate:quinone oxidoreductase, whose amino-acid sequence MAEATDVVLVGGGIMSATLGVLLKELEPSWEITLIERLEDVALESSNAWNNAGTGHSALCELNYAPLGADGTIDPTRALNIAEQFHISRQFWSSLVEEGKITDNSFIHTVPHMSLVMNTDHCDYLQKRFDAFKSQKLFERMEFSTDRAKIAEWAPLVINGRKEGQPVAANYSAEGTDVDFGSLTRQMVQYLREKGVKTEFNRHVDDIKRESDGAWVLKTSDTRNPDGQLTLRTRFLFLGAGGGALTLLQKSGIPEGKGYGGFPVSGLFFRNSNPETAAQHNAKVYGQASVGAPPMSVPHLDTRNVDGKRHLMFGPYAGFRSNFLKQGSLMDLPLSIHLDNLYPMLRAGWANMPLTKYLLGELRKTKEERFASLLEYYPEANPDDWELITAGQRVQIIKKDSEKGGVLQFGTEIVAHADGSLAALLGASPGASTAVPLMIKLIHQCFPSRISSWEGRLKELVPGFGIKLNDNPQLAEEIISHNAKVLGIHHQ is encoded by the coding sequence ATGGCTGAAGCAACAGATGTTGTCTTGGTGGGTGGAGGCATTATGAGCGCGACTTTGGGCGTTTTGCTCAAAGAACTCGAACCGTCTTGGGAAATCACCCTTATCGAACGCTTGGAAGACGTAGCGTTGGAATCGTCAAACGCTTGGAACAACGCCGGCACAGGGCATTCCGCGTTATGCGAACTCAATTACGCCCCGCTCGGCGCAGACGGCACCATCGACCCGACCCGCGCCCTCAATATTGCCGAACAATTCCACATCAGCCGCCAGTTCTGGTCATCGCTTGTCGAAGAAGGCAAAATCACCGACAACTCCTTCATCCATACCGTCCCGCATATGTCGCTGGTCATGAACACCGACCATTGCGACTACCTGCAAAAACGTTTCGACGCCTTCAAATCCCAAAAACTCTTCGAAAGGATGGAATTCTCCACCGACCGCGCCAAAATCGCCGAATGGGCGCCGCTGGTCATCAACGGCCGTAAAGAAGGACAACCCGTCGCCGCCAACTACTCCGCCGAAGGCACAGACGTCGATTTCGGCAGCCTGACCCGCCAAATGGTGCAATACCTGCGCGAAAAAGGCGTCAAAACCGAGTTCAACCGCCACGTCGACGACATCAAACGCGAATCCGACGGCGCATGGGTACTCAAAACCAGCGACACCCGCAACCCCGACGGACAGCTCACCCTCCGCACCCGCTTCCTCTTCCTCGGCGCAGGCGGCGGCGCACTGACCCTGCTGCAAAAATCTGGCATCCCCGAAGGCAAAGGCTACGGCGGCTTCCCCGTTTCCGGACTGTTCTTCCGCAACAGCAACCCCGAAACCGCCGCGCAGCACAACGCCAAAGTGTACGGACAAGCCTCCGTCGGCGCGCCTCCGATGTCTGTTCCACACCTCGACACCCGCAACGTCGACGGCAAACGCCACCTCATGTTCGGTCCTTATGCAGGTTTCCGCTCCAACTTCCTCAAACAAGGTTCGCTCATGGATTTACCCCTGTCCATCCACTTGGACAACCTCTACCCCATGCTGCGCGCCGGCTGGGCAAATATGCCCCTGACCAAATACCTCTTGGGCGAATTGCGCAAAACCAAAGAAGAACGCTTCGCCTCCCTGCTGGAATACTACCCCGAAGCAAACCCTGACGACTGGGAACTGATCACCGCAGGTCAACGCGTTCAAATCATCAAAAAAGACTCCGAAAAAGGCGGCGTCCTCCAATTCGGCACCGAAATCGTCGCCCACGCCGACGGCTCGCTCGCCGCACTCTTGGGCGCATCTCCCGGCGCATCAACCGCCGTACCTTTGATGATCAAGCTCATCCACCAATGCTTCCCAAGCCGCATTTCCTCATGGGAAGGTCGTCTGAAAGAACTTGTTCCCGGCTTCGGCATCAAGCTCAACGACAACCCGCAGCTTGCCGAAGAAATCATCAGCCACAACGCCAAAGTATTGGGTATTCATCATCAATGA
- a CDS encoding GNAT family protein, whose amino-acid sequence MTDFSSAPVLSFDRVRLEPLTAAHEAGLREAVCDGEVWKLNVTSAPEPHQVADYIRTATQTRLAFAVIDEDTGKIVGSTSLYHIDPAIPRLYIGFTWYALSARRTRINTACKIMLLDYVFDTLNCRCACWQTDNLNTASQRAIERLGAHQDGILRCHKLRKDGSVRDTVEYSLLREEWPQARSKLLEKAAAYDAS is encoded by the coding sequence ATGACTGATTTCTCATCCGCTCCCGTTTTGTCCTTCGACCGCGTCCGTCTCGAACCTTTGACGGCGGCACACGAAGCCGGTTTGCGCGAAGCAGTTTGCGACGGCGAAGTTTGGAAGCTGAACGTAACCAGCGCGCCCGAACCCCACCAAGTGGCGGACTACATCCGCACCGCTACGCAAACCCGCCTCGCCTTTGCCGTCATCGACGAAGACACGGGCAAAATCGTCGGCTCGACTTCGCTTTACCACATCGACCCCGCCATCCCACGCCTCTACATCGGTTTCACATGGTACGCCCTGTCGGCACGGCGCACGCGCATCAATACCGCCTGCAAAATCATGTTGCTCGACTACGTTTTCGACACTTTAAACTGCCGCTGCGCCTGCTGGCAGACTGACAACCTCAACACCGCCTCCCAACGCGCCATCGAACGCTTGGGCGCACACCAAGACGGCATCTTGCGCTGCCACAAGCTGCGCAAAGACGGCAGCGTGCGCGATACGGTGGAATACAGCCTGCTGCGCGAAGAATGGCCGCAGGCAAGGTCAAAACTGCTCGAAAAAGCGGCAGCTTATGACGCATCCTGA
- a CDS encoding 5-formyltetrahydrofolate cyclo-ligase, which produces MRNEEKHALRRELRRARAQMGHQGRLTAGQTVNRLLKRYIKKGRKIGVYWPMGSELRLDGFVRAAQKRGAKLYLPYIEPHSRRMWFTPYPADGAKQERKRGRAKLHVPQFTGRKIRVHGLSILLVPIVGMDREGYRLGQAGGYYDATLAAMKYRLQAKTIGVGFDCQLVDTLPREPHDLPLDGFVSESGVLVFKHH; this is translated from the coding sequence ATGAGGAATGAGGAAAAACACGCCCTGCGCCGAGAATTGCGCCGCGCCCGCGCGCAGATGGGGCATCAAGGACGGTTGACGGCGGGGCAAACGGTTAACCGCCTGCTCAAGCGTTATATCAAGAAGGGGCGGAAGATCGGCGTGTATTGGCCGATGGGCAGCGAGCTGCGGCTGGACGGCTTTGTGCGTGCGGCGCAAAAACGCGGCGCCAAACTCTATCTGCCTTATATCGAACCGCATTCGCGGCGGATGTGGTTCACACCCTATCCTGCCGACGGGGCGAAACAAGAACGCAAACGCGGCAGGGCGAAGCTGCATGTACCGCAGTTTACGGGACGCAAAATCCGCGTACACGGTTTATCGATATTGCTTGTCCCGATTGTCGGCATGGACCGCGAAGGCTACCGCTTGGGGCAGGCTGGCGGCTATTACGACGCGACGCTCGCGGCGATGAAATACCGTTTACAGGCAAAAACCATAGGCGTAGGCTTCGATTGCCAACTGGTTGACACGCTGCCGCGCGAACCGCACGACCTGCCGCTGGACGGGTTTGTATCGGAGTCGGGCGTGCTGGTGTTCAAACATCATTGA